The genomic DNA GTTATCAACTTGCAGGCCAAGCACTGTACACGCTTGTTCTACCTGTAGTTTGTCCGTTTTTAGATGCGTTGCTATTTCTACGATTCTCCTGTATCTTGCTCCTTCAGATGGTCTAGTAAATATTTGAGCGCTTGTTGATGGCCCGGATGAGTGATTTCTGGCAAGATAGCAGTTAATGCTGTTTTTAGATCACCTCCCCCAGTCCTCTCTTTGAACACGACTTCAAAGGATCTTGCATGGCCGGCATCCACCACCTTTGTTCGGTATTTGTTGTAGGAATACGAGAAAACTTGAATCCCTACCCATGCGTAAATAATCGTCAACACATCTACACATGAGAATGGTTCATTTGCTCTGCCGTAATCTTCGATTGGTAGCTGGCATTCTTTTACCCACTTTCTCAAGGTGGGGTAGGAAATATCCAATAAACTGCAAAGCTGGCTTCTACTGAATCCCCCATATTTGTACAAAATTGCTCTTGGTATTTTAGGCATTCATTCTATGAGTTCCTCCCCGTAAAAAATTTAATACTGAACCTGCCCTTTCAATTGGCATCTGGTTGGCTTTCGCTTGGCTTTCGCTAAATACTTGGCTCAGTTTTACTAAAAGCGAACCCAACTTTCTGTGAAAGCTAGTTGGCTGTCGTA from Ancylothrix sp. D3o includes the following:
- a CDS encoding helix-turn-helix domain-containing protein gives rise to the protein MPKIPRAILYKYGGFSRSQLCSLLDISYPTLRKWVKECQLPIEDYGRANEPFSCVDVLTIIYAWVGIQVFSYSYNKYRTKVVDAGHARSFEVVFKERTGGGDLKTALTAILPEITHPGHQQALKYLLDHLKEQDTGES